A single window of Halotalea alkalilenta DNA harbors:
- a CDS encoding YhfG family protein, whose protein sequence is MRDVSLATKRAYFERVKLANYRHSLRLEGIEPAPESELGLSKDELIRKYRRAPDGTIRD, encoded by the coding sequence ATGCGCGATGTATCTTTGGCCACCAAGCGGGCTTACTTCGAAAGGGTTAAGCTAGCGAACTATCGGCACAGCCTACGTCTCGAAGGTATTGAGCCTGCACCTGAATCTGAGCTGGGGCTTTCTAAAGACGAGCTGATTCGAAAATACCGTCGAGCGCCGGACGGAACGATACGTGACTGA
- a CDS encoding putative adenosine monophosphate-protein transferase Fic, whose translation MTDKYGIEGDPYCYKGTGTLLNLLNIKDFDELERAERDISFIAASSIKFFPPPYDLGYLQTLHHQLFSELYEWAGELRRVDISKGSTRFCNVKFIEREADKLFGRLEREQWLVELNRDALVPAVAEFYGDLNVIHPFREGNGRTQRLLFEHLIINSGFEIDWEGIEHTEWIEANISAYLCDYAPLERIFDRVIGIELN comes from the coding sequence GTGACTGATAAGTATGGTATTGAGGGCGATCCCTATTGTTATAAAGGCACCGGCACGCTGCTAAATCTGCTCAATATCAAGGATTTTGATGAGCTGGAGCGAGCCGAGCGAGACATAAGCTTTATTGCTGCCAGTTCAATTAAATTCTTTCCACCGCCTTACGATCTGGGTTATCTCCAAACGCTCCATCACCAGCTGTTCTCTGAGCTCTATGAATGGGCTGGTGAATTGCGTCGTGTCGACATCTCGAAAGGCTCGACCCGCTTTTGCAACGTGAAATTCATCGAGCGAGAAGCGGATAAGTTGTTTGGACGTCTTGAGCGGGAACAATGGCTTGTAGAGCTTAACCGTGATGCCTTAGTTCCCGCTGTCGCCGAGTTCTATGGTGACTTGAACGTAATTCACCCCTTTCGCGAAGGTAATGGTCGCACGCAGCGCTTATTGTTCGAGCACTTGATTATCAATTCAGGTTTCGAGATCGACTGGGAAGGCATTGAACATACTGAATGGATAGAGGCCAATATCTCAGCCTATCTATGTGATTATGCGCCACTCGAAAGAATCTTTGATCGAGTGATCGGTATCGAGCTAAATTGA
- the recB gene encoding exodeoxyribonuclease V subunit beta, whose protein sequence is MALMDQPLDIPRLPLSGRRLIEASAGTGKTYTIAALYVRLVLGHGSEHGFARPLAPSEILVVTFTRAATEELRERIRARLREARDALLGRLPPDATLAALLAEYQGDVALAQARRLDQAVRMMDDAAIFTIHGFCQRMLKRHAFDSGTRFAVELTAEGSALFEQGLEDYWRRHFYPLDSDAQALIQSYWEGPAALSEALAIPLGADVERRLLWRGKEGEALVEAPGSVLDALAPCRAGLARAADAAARVRAAFDSQALEALFEQALAEKVFAANRVSKASLAPRLDALRQWCAGHAPLLPQALLDDKGRAWLGAARLEAAAKKGCQPPEHALFDALDALAECQAGLVDARPALIAHALEVIERELAARKRSEALLDFDDLLVELDQALAGPLGERLARSIRAELPVALIDEFQDTDARQYRIFERIYPGGPGAGAPGVQGSEAMPHALLLIGDPKQAIYAFRNADVGTYLAARQRVEARYTLKRNFRSSVAMVEAVNRLFSLSSMPFRDPGIVFTPSEAQGRAERLACDGETIAALTCWLPASDASVDRASYLRTMSEAVRADIQRLLEGAGAGRAGFVGEQGSLVPLRAADIAILVRTGTEALAVREALARGGIKSVYLSQKASVFETQEAFWLLQLLEAVAQPKRDRALRAAIATRLLSDQLDEVARLIDDERHWESMVERFEDYHRDWRRVGVLAMIRRVMHDFDVGARLLARDDGERILTDLLHLAELAQSASQALDGEQALLRWLHRALSGRFERGLDPEALIQRLESDEELVRVVTIHKSKGLEYPLVYLPFPCDYRRLDRPQGPLVVDHPEYGRVVALAPDDGLVALADEARLAEDLRLLYVALTRARYACRIGIAPLYKGRRLRGDDDDATTLEHSALGTLLNDGAALGGRVLRERLEALADGRVIALAPPPEPPPRPLVATSEPLVPRQARRFGGEIARGWWISSYTALVEDARRGDGDEETPGIALLPAGLDLEVSDERTPVPAPPLGRINDFPRGPRAGTFLHTLLEALDFDRLAEPDYRIELDALVEHRLRRSAFDPGWRQPLQEWLGRLLGASLDPELPGLRLDALGAWKAELEFWLPVAPTQAGHIDRLIRRFEPLGAEADYPTLAPRRLEGMLRGFIDLVFCFEGRWYLLDWKSNHLGDSGEAYREQGLLQAIVSHRYDVQYVLYTLALHRHLRVRIEDYDYERHFGGVLYLFLRGVDAERTDQGVFRRRPSPVLIEALDRLLAGDASVGVAVEEIANGG, encoded by the coding sequence ATGGCGCTCATGGACCAACCGCTGGATATCCCCCGTCTTCCGCTCAGCGGCCGCCGCCTGATCGAGGCCAGCGCCGGTACCGGCAAGACCTACACCATCGCCGCGCTCTACGTTCGCCTGGTGCTCGGCCACGGCTCGGAGCACGGCTTCGCACGCCCGCTCGCGCCGAGCGAGATCCTGGTCGTCACCTTCACTCGCGCCGCCACCGAGGAGCTGCGCGAGCGCATTCGCGCGCGCCTGCGCGAGGCACGCGATGCGCTGCTCGGGCGCCTTCCACCGGATGCGACACTGGCGGCGCTGCTTGCCGAGTACCAGGGCGACGTGGCCCTCGCCCAGGCGCGGCGTCTCGACCAGGCGGTACGGATGATGGATGACGCGGCGATCTTCACCATCCACGGCTTTTGCCAGCGGATGCTCAAGCGTCATGCCTTCGACAGCGGCACCCGCTTCGCGGTCGAACTCACCGCCGAGGGATCCGCGCTGTTCGAACAGGGGCTCGAGGACTACTGGCGGCGGCACTTCTATCCGCTCGACAGCGACGCCCAGGCGTTGATCCAGAGCTACTGGGAAGGGCCCGCCGCGCTTAGCGAGGCGCTGGCGATACCGCTCGGCGCCGATGTCGAGCGTCGGCTGCTGTGGCGCGGGAAGGAGGGCGAGGCGCTGGTCGAGGCGCCTGGCTCGGTGTTGGATGCGCTGGCTCCGTGCCGTGCCGGGCTGGCCCGTGCCGCCGACGCGGCGGCACGGGTGCGCGCGGCTTTCGATTCGCAGGCCCTCGAAGCACTGTTCGAGCAAGCGCTGGCGGAGAAGGTCTTTGCCGCCAACCGGGTCTCCAAGGCAAGCCTCGCACCTCGGCTCGATGCGCTGCGCCAGTGGTGTGCCGGCCATGCGCCGCTGCTGCCCCAGGCGCTGCTCGACGACAAGGGGCGCGCCTGGCTCGGCGCGGCGCGGCTCGAGGCGGCGGCGAAGAAAGGATGCCAGCCGCCGGAGCATGCGCTGTTCGACGCGCTCGATGCGCTCGCCGAGTGCCAGGCCGGGCTGGTCGACGCCCGCCCGGCGCTGATCGCCCATGCGCTGGAAGTGATCGAGCGCGAGCTCGCCGCGCGAAAGCGCAGCGAGGCGCTGCTCGATTTCGACGATCTGCTGGTCGAGCTCGACCAGGCCCTGGCCGGCCCGCTCGGCGAACGACTCGCGCGCAGCATCCGCGCCGAGCTGCCGGTAGCGCTGATCGACGAGTTCCAGGACACCGACGCTCGCCAGTACCGGATCTTCGAGCGGATCTATCCAGGGGGACCCGGCGCTGGCGCGCCCGGTGTCCAGGGCAGTGAGGCCATGCCCCATGCGCTGCTGTTGATCGGTGATCCCAAGCAGGCGATATATGCCTTTCGCAATGCCGATGTAGGCACCTATCTTGCCGCTCGCCAGCGGGTCGAGGCGCGCTATACGCTGAAGCGCAACTTCCGCTCGAGCGTGGCGATGGTCGAGGCGGTCAATCGCCTGTTTTCGCTCTCATCGATGCCCTTTCGCGATCCCGGCATCGTGTTCACCCCGAGCGAGGCGCAAGGGCGTGCCGAGCGATTGGCCTGCGACGGCGAGACCATCGCGGCGTTGACCTGCTGGCTGCCGGCGTCGGACGCGAGCGTGGACCGCGCTAGCTACCTGCGTACGATGAGCGAGGCGGTGCGGGCGGACATCCAGCGGCTGCTCGAAGGGGCCGGCGCTGGCCGGGCCGGCTTCGTCGGCGAGCAGGGCAGCCTGGTTCCGCTGCGCGCCGCCGATATCGCCATCCTGGTGCGCACCGGCACCGAGGCGCTGGCGGTGCGCGAGGCGCTCGCCCGCGGTGGGATCAAGAGCGTCTACCTGAGCCAGAAGGCCTCGGTGTTCGAGACCCAGGAAGCGTTCTGGCTGCTCCAGCTGCTCGAGGCGGTGGCGCAGCCCAAGCGTGATCGCGCGCTGCGCGCGGCGATCGCCACCCGATTGCTCTCCGACCAGCTCGATGAGGTCGCTCGGCTGATCGATGACGAACGCCATTGGGAGTCGATGGTCGAGCGTTTCGAAGACTATCACCGCGACTGGCGTCGGGTCGGCGTACTGGCGATGATCCGCCGGGTGATGCATGACTTCGATGTCGGCGCGCGGCTGCTCGCCCGGGACGACGGCGAGCGCATCCTCACCGACCTGCTCCATCTCGCCGAGCTGGCCCAGAGCGCGAGCCAGGCGCTCGATGGTGAACAGGCGCTGCTGCGCTGGCTGCACCGCGCGCTGAGCGGGAGGTTCGAGCGTGGGCTCGACCCCGAGGCGCTGATCCAGCGGCTGGAAAGCGACGAGGAGCTGGTGCGGGTGGTGACCATCCACAAGTCCAAGGGGCTCGAGTATCCGCTGGTCTACCTGCCGTTTCCCTGCGATTACCGGCGGCTCGACCGGCCGCAAGGCCCGCTGGTGGTCGATCACCCCGAGTATGGCCGGGTGGTGGCGCTGGCGCCCGACGATGGACTGGTCGCGCTCGCCGACGAGGCTCGTCTGGCCGAGGATCTGCGCCTGCTCTATGTGGCGCTGACCCGGGCCCGCTACGCTTGCCGTATCGGCATCGCGCCGCTTTACAAAGGCCGTCGCCTGCGCGGTGACGACGATGACGCCACCACGCTCGAGCATAGCGCGCTGGGCACATTGCTCAATGATGGTGCCGCGCTCGGCGGCCGCGTGCTGCGTGAGCGGCTCGAAGCGCTGGCCGATGGCCGAGTGATCGCGCTCGCGCCGCCTCCCGAGCCGCCGCCGCGGCCCCTGGTGGCAACGTCCGAGCCTCTTGTACCGCGCCAGGCGCGGCGCTTCGGCGGCGAGATCGCCCGCGGCTGGTGGATCTCCTCCTATACCGCGCTGGTCGAGGATGCCCGGCGCGGCGACGGCGATGAGGAGACGCCCGGCATCGCGCTGTTGCCCGCGGGGCTCGATCTCGAGGTATCTGATGAGCGCACGCCGGTGCCCGCGCCGCCGCTGGGCCGGATCAACGACTTTCCCAGGGGCCCGCGTGCCGGCACCTTCCTGCACACGCTGCTCGAGGCGCTCGACTTCGACCGGCTGGCCGAGCCGGACTACCGTATCGAGCTCGATGCGCTGGTCGAACACCGGCTCCGGCGCAGTGCCTTCGATCCCGGCTGGCGACAGCCGCTGCAAGAGTGGCTCGGGCGACTGCTCGGCGCGTCGCTCGACCCCGAGCTTCCCGGGCTGCGTCTCGATGCGCTGGGGGCGTGGAAGGCCGAGCTCGAATTCTGGCTGCCGGTGGCACCGACCCAGGCCGGGCATATCGATCGGCTGATCCGCCGTTTCGAGCCGCTAGGCGCAGAGGCGGACTATCCGACCCTTGCACCCAGGCGGCTCGAAGGCATGCTGCGCGGCTTCATCGACCTGGTGTTCTGCTTCGAGGGGCGCTGGTACCTGCTCGACTGGAAGTCCAACCATCTGGGCGATAGCGGTGAGGCCTACCGGGAGCAGGGGCTGCTCCAGGCGATCGTCAGCCACCGCTACGACGTCCAGTACGTGCTCTACACCCTGGCGCTACATCGTCACCTGAGGGTACGGATCGAGGACTACGACTACGAGCGTCACTTCGGCGGCGTGCTCTATCTGTTCCTGCGCGGGGTGGACGCGGAGCGCACCGACCAAGGGGTATTCCGGCGCCGTCCTTCGCCGGTGTTGATCGAGGCGCTCGACCGGCTGCTGGCGGGGGATGCAAGCGTCGGGGTGGCTGTCGAGGAGATCGCAAATGGCGGCTAG
- the recD gene encoding exodeoxyribonuclease V subunit alpha, giving the protein MAARTQDDSHQMALFEEPRPTAPELDTLFERWTELGWLRPLDAHFAHFLGTDDPAVRLAAALVSHQLGRGHICLDLGRALLDPDAVLSLPPQDGRRGGGEPSGPRPLLDALGLDRGATWAARLVASPLVAPAADLLAGRRAPAPLVLDGERLYLYRLWSCEGAVARALGARLGAPEPLGTGVIDAIARLFPRDPALEPDEPDWQKIACALALCQRLTIISGGPGTGKTTTVVKLLALLQQQAIEGQGRALRVRLAAPTGKAAARLSASIAGAVERLVDDPALRGTIPQEATTLHRLLGARPDTRHFRHYAANLLPLDLLVVDEASMIDLELMQALLEALPPEARLVLLGDRDQLASVEAGAVLGELCADADGFALPLRERLATLTAQTLPDTDAASPLADHVVTLKRSYRFDGGSGIGALAQAVNAGDIEALRRCWSAGYADLSRLELSGEHDTRLVERAVEGYRGYLQGLESEDDPLLALERFGRFQLLCALRRGPWGVEGLNSLVLAELARAGLICATRGWFAGRPVMVTRNDPRLGLYNGDVGLTLPDPESPGRLKVFFQQRDGLRAITPGRLNDIETVFAMTVHKSQGSEFERVLLVLPDQPNPILTRELLYTGITRARRHCELATAAPGLIEAAAGRGIWRESNLRARLERG; this is encoded by the coding sequence ATGGCGGCTAGAACGCAGGATGACAGCCATCAAATGGCACTGTTCGAGGAGCCACGGCCGACCGCGCCGGAGCTCGATACGCTGTTCGAGCGTTGGACCGAGCTTGGCTGGCTGCGCCCGCTGGATGCCCACTTCGCGCACTTTCTCGGCACCGATGATCCCGCTGTGCGCTTGGCGGCGGCACTGGTCAGTCACCAGCTCGGGCGCGGCCATATCTGCCTCGATCTGGGTCGCGCGCTGCTCGATCCCGACGCAGTGCTGTCGCTGCCACCCCAGGATGGCCGGCGCGGCGGTGGCGAGCCGAGCGGGCCCAGGCCGCTGCTCGATGCGCTGGGGCTCGATCGCGGTGCGACCTGGGCTGCGCGACTCGTCGCCTCGCCGCTGGTGGCGCCGGCCGCTGACCTGCTCGCCGGGCGCCGGGCGCCGGCGCCGCTGGTGCTCGATGGTGAGCGGCTCTATCTCTACCGACTGTGGTCCTGCGAGGGCGCGGTGGCGCGCGCCCTCGGTGCCCGGCTCGGCGCGCCGGAGCCGCTTGGCACCGGCGTCATTGACGCGATCGCGCGGCTTTTTCCGCGCGACCCGGCGCTCGAGCCGGACGAACCTGACTGGCAGAAGATTGCCTGCGCCCTGGCGCTTTGCCAGCGGCTTACGATCATCTCCGGCGGTCCGGGCACCGGTAAGACCACCACGGTGGTCAAGCTGCTCGCCTTGCTGCAGCAGCAGGCGATCGAGGGGCAGGGCAGGGCGCTGCGGGTGCGCCTCGCCGCACCCACCGGCAAGGCGGCGGCACGGCTTTCTGCTTCGATCGCGGGCGCGGTGGAGCGCCTGGTCGACGATCCCGCGCTACGCGGGACGATCCCGCAGGAGGCGACCACGCTGCATCGGCTGCTCGGCGCGCGACCGGACACCCGTCATTTCCGCCACTATGCGGCCAACCTGTTGCCGCTCGACCTGCTGGTGGTTGACGAGGCCTCGATGATCGATCTCGAACTGATGCAGGCGCTGCTCGAGGCGCTGCCACCGGAGGCCCGGCTGGTGCTGCTCGGCGATCGCGACCAGCTCGCCTCGGTCGAGGCCGGTGCCGTGCTCGGTGAGCTCTGTGCCGATGCCGACGGTTTCGCCTTGCCGCTGCGCGAGCGCTTGGCCACGCTCACCGCGCAGACGCTGCCCGATACCGACGCGGCCTCACCGCTGGCCGATCACGTCGTCACCCTGAAGCGCAGCTATCGCTTCGATGGTGGCAGTGGCATCGGTGCGCTGGCGCAGGCGGTCAACGCAGGCGATATCGAGGCATTGCGACGCTGCTGGAGCGCAGGCTATGCCGATCTCTCGCGACTCGAGCTCTCCGGCGAGCACGACACCCGGCTGGTCGAGCGGGCCGTGGAGGGCTACCGCGGCTATTTGCAGGGGCTGGAGAGCGAAGACGATCCGCTGCTCGCGCTCGAGCGTTTCGGGCGCTTCCAACTGCTCTGCGCGCTGCGTCGCGGCCCTTGGGGCGTAGAGGGGCTCAATTCGCTGGTTCTCGCGGAGCTCGCCCGTGCGGGACTGATCTGCGCCACCCGCGGCTGGTTCGCCGGTCGCCCAGTGATGGTGACCCGCAACGATCCGCGCCTCGGTCTCTACAACGGCGATGTCGGCCTGACCCTGCCCGACCCAGAGTCTCCGGGGCGGCTCAAGGTGTTCTTCCAGCAGCGCGACGGCCTGCGCGCGATCACCCCAGGACGGCTCAACGACATCGAGACCGTGTTCGCGATGACCGTGCACAAGTCGCAGGGTTCGGAGTTCGAGCGCGTGCTGCTGGTGCTGCCCGACCAGCCGAATCCGATCCTCACCCGTGAGCTCTTGTACACCGGCATTACCCGGGCGCGGCGCCACTGCGAACTGGCCACCGCCGCGCCCGGGTTGATCGAGGCGGCCGCGGGGCGCGGGATCTGGCGCGAATCCAACCTGCGGGCGCGGCTCGAGCGTGGCTGA
- a CDS encoding nucleotidyltransferase family protein, translating into MSRLAMLVLAAGRARRFGADKRVARLDDGRGLLEASLAALEGVDAERFVALRAGETLAGLAPGSHGWRTLALAESEQGMGATLAAAVTRISIASRASALLVQLGDMPWVAARTLEALIDHIDERRIVRPLHHGRGGHPVLFGRRFWPALCSLEGDRGARPVLERAGEALIELECLDPGVLADVDRCEALHWPRG; encoded by the coding sequence GTGAGCCGGCTCGCGATGCTGGTGCTCGCCGCGGGAAGGGCGCGGCGCTTCGGCGCCGACAAACGCGTGGCGCGGTTGGACGATGGGCGCGGCCTGCTCGAGGCGAGCCTTGCCGCGCTCGAAGGCGTCGATGCCGAGCGCTTCGTCGCCCTGCGCGCGGGCGAGACGCTCGCCGGCCTCGCGCCGGGCTCGCATGGGTGGCGCACGCTGGCACTGGCCGAGAGCGAGCAGGGCATGGGGGCGACGCTTGCCGCCGCGGTGACCCGCATCTCCATCGCAAGCCGCGCGAGCGCACTGCTGGTGCAGCTCGGCGATATGCCCTGGGTCGCTGCGCGCACGCTCGAGGCGCTGATCGATCACATCGATGAGCGGCGGATCGTGCGCCCGCTGCATCATGGGCGCGGCGGTCATCCGGTGCTGTTCGGGCGGCGCTTCTGGCCTGCGTTGTGCAGCCTCGAAGGCGATCGCGGCGCGCGCCCGGTGCTCGAGCGCGCGGGCGAGGCGCTGATCGAGCTCGAGTGCCTTGATCCCGGCGTGCTCGCCGACGTCGATCGCTGCGAGGCGCTGCACTGGCCGCGCGGCTAG
- the dusA gene encoding tRNA dihydrouridine(20/20a) synthase DusA: MPNPTMLDNAASPVTPEIPRADRARRFSVAPMMEWTTREYRAFARGLTREALLYTEMVTTGALLHGAPRERFIGFDELEQPLALQLGGSDPGALAECAAIAEQWGFDEVNLNVGCPSDRVQNNMIGACLMAHPGLVADCVRRMRDAVGIPVTVKCRIGIDDQDAEEDFDRFVDTVADLGGCETFIVHARKAWLQGLSPKENREVPPLDYARVHRLKARRPELWVAINGGLKSLEACVEQLAPLDGVMVGREAYQNPYLLAEVDQRLFGAERPVVSRAEALLAFRPYMVARLEQGARLNHLTRHLLGLFQEQRGGRRFRRHLSENAHRPEAGIEVLDQALAMVEAVPASA, from the coding sequence ATGCCAAATCCAACCATGCTCGACAACGCTGCAAGCCCCGTGACACCTGAGATTCCGCGCGCTGACCGGGCGCGGCGGTTTTCCGTCGCCCCGATGATGGAGTGGACTACGCGTGAGTATCGCGCTTTCGCTCGTGGTCTGACCCGCGAGGCGCTGCTGTACACCGAGATGGTGACCACCGGGGCTTTGCTGCATGGCGCGCCGCGCGAGCGTTTCATTGGGTTCGATGAGCTCGAGCAGCCTTTGGCGTTGCAGCTGGGAGGGAGCGATCCTGGAGCGCTGGCGGAGTGCGCGGCGATCGCTGAGCAGTGGGGCTTCGACGAGGTCAATCTCAACGTCGGCTGTCCGAGTGATCGGGTGCAGAACAATATGATCGGGGCCTGCTTGATGGCGCACCCCGGGTTGGTGGCTGACTGCGTGAGGCGGATGCGCGACGCGGTGGGCATACCGGTGACGGTCAAGTGCCGGATCGGTATCGACGATCAGGATGCGGAGGAGGACTTCGATCGGTTCGTCGACACGGTGGCCGACCTGGGGGGGTGCGAGACGTTCATCGTCCATGCGCGCAAGGCTTGGCTCCAGGGGCTGTCGCCGAAGGAGAACCGCGAGGTGCCGCCGCTGGACTATGCGAGGGTGCATCGGCTCAAGGCGCGTCGCCCGGAGCTTTGGGTCGCGATCAATGGGGGACTCAAGAGCCTCGAGGCTTGCGTCGAGCAGTTGGCGCCGCTTGACGGGGTGATGGTCGGGCGCGAGGCCTACCAGAATCCTTATCTGCTCGCAGAGGTGGACCAGCGGCTGTTCGGTGCCGAGCGCCCGGTGGTGAGCCGTGCCGAGGCGCTGCTGGCGTTTCGTCCCTACATGGTCGCGCGACTCGAGCAGGGCGCTCGGCTCAATCACCTCACCCGTCATCTGCTCGGGCTGTTCCAGGAGCAGCGTGGTGGGCGGCGATTCCGTCGTCATCTTTCGGAGAACGCTCATCGACCGGAAGCTGGGATCGAGGTGCTTGACCAGGCGCTGGCGATGGTGGAGGCCGTGCCTGCTTCAGCGTGA
- a CDS encoding pyocin activator PrtN family protein — MLAEFGGRAQIPLEEVAERYFGICAKTAASRPLAQRLPVPAYRAVRSQKAPWLVSVADLATYLDECRE; from the coding sequence TTGCTGGCCGAGTTCGGCGGCCGGGCACAGATTCCGCTCGAGGAGGTGGCCGAGCGCTACTTTGGCATCTGTGCCAAAACGGCCGCGTCCAGGCCTCTGGCGCAGCGATTGCCGGTGCCGGCGTATCGCGCGGTGCGCTCGCAGAAGGCGCCTTGGCTGGTCAGCGTGGCTGACCTTGCGACTTACCTCGATGAGTGCCGAGAGTAG
- a CDS encoding C45 family autoproteolytic acyltransferase/hydolase — protein sequence MIKHIEASGSHYQLGLAHGREAAQEIRLSLSNYAQLFDQVDGITWSEARTIAEGFKAPIEACCPELLEEMAGIALGAKVDPLDVLVLNARSEIALTRAEITGRPAQSDGCSAFSERHGQTQWLAQNWDWKPEQQAALIRLTLRPAPSLGKPALTLITEAGIIGKIGFNAAGVGVCLNALRSALCRPKVPIHVLLRRVLECGDAPSAQARIESDGAASPAHLLIADGDCHAVAMEVSPLGGASMLPRGGRLCHTNHLISRFLPPGLEDAPSPDSFARLARLEQLGLGEAPSFASLRARLCDRDGAPNAISREVDPAAEPARRSATLFTIVMNLTERRAEFSLGRPDLDPPIETLTID from the coding sequence ATGATCAAGCACATCGAGGCCAGCGGCAGCCATTACCAACTGGGCCTTGCCCACGGGCGCGAAGCGGCGCAAGAGATCCGCCTGAGCCTGTCCAACTATGCCCAGCTGTTCGACCAGGTCGACGGCATCACCTGGAGCGAAGCGCGCACCATCGCCGAGGGCTTCAAGGCGCCGATAGAGGCCTGCTGTCCCGAGCTGCTCGAGGAGATGGCCGGGATCGCCCTCGGCGCCAAGGTCGACCCGCTCGACGTGCTGGTGCTCAACGCGCGCAGCGAAATCGCCCTGACCCGTGCCGAGATCACCGGCCGGCCAGCCCAGAGCGACGGCTGCTCGGCATTCTCCGAGCGCCATGGTCAAACCCAGTGGCTGGCGCAGAACTGGGACTGGAAGCCGGAACAGCAGGCGGCATTGATACGCCTCACCCTGCGGCCCGCTCCCTCGCTCGGCAAACCCGCCCTGACCCTGATCACCGAAGCGGGGATCATCGGCAAGATCGGCTTCAATGCCGCGGGCGTGGGGGTCTGCCTCAACGCCCTGCGCAGCGCGCTGTGCCGGCCGAAGGTGCCGATCCACGTGCTGCTGCGCCGGGTGCTCGAGTGCGGTGATGCGCCTTCGGCGCAGGCGAGAATCGAAAGCGACGGCGCGGCCTCCCCGGCCCACCTGCTGATCGCCGATGGCGACTGCCATGCGGTGGCGATGGAGGTCTCGCCGCTGGGCGGCGCCTCGATGCTGCCGCGCGGCGGGCGGCTGTGCCATACCAACCATCTGATCTCGAGATTCCTGCCGCCGGGCCTGGAAGATGCGCCCTCCCCCGACTCCTTCGCCCGGCTCGCTCGGCTGGAGCAGTTGGGCCTGGGTGAAGCGCCCTCCTTCGCCTCGCTGCGCGCCCGCCTGTGCGACCGGGACGGCGCCCCCAATGCGATCAGTCGCGAGGTCGATCCCGCGGCCGAGCCGGCACGGCGTTCGGCGACGCTGTTCACCATCGTGATGAACCTTACCGAGCGGCGAGCCGAGTTCTCCCTCGGCCGCCCCGACCTGGACCCGCCGATCGAGACGCTGACCATCGACTGA
- a CDS encoding succinylglutamate desuccinylase/aspartoacylase family protein: MSTGPHRLRPDFEIAGHRISPGQRLSLDVPIVRLYTHAPLPIPVEVIHGRRPGPVLLVCGALHGDEINGVEIVRRLLHSSRLDGLSGTLVAVPIVNVLGFVQHSRYLPDRRDLNRCFPGREDGSLGARVAALFRREVVDRASHIIDLHTGALHRSNLPQVRLQLGVDDASRQMAEAFGAPVILNAPLREGSLRAYAQGKGIPVLTFEAGEALRFDEWAISAGVRGILRVMRKLKMISAGRSGRSGACEVALGASWVRAPQDGILRPRIRLGARVSPGQILGLVASPIGDVQAEVPAPGDGIVIGVNNLPLVNRGEALFNIARFKELDDAESAVEEYQEALELGLR; the protein is encoded by the coding sequence TTGAGTACCGGACCCCACAGGCTGCGCCCAGACTTCGAGATCGCCGGTCACCGCATCTCTCCGGGCCAGCGTCTCAGCCTCGACGTGCCGATCGTTCGGCTCTACACCCACGCGCCGCTGCCGATTCCCGTCGAGGTCATCCACGGCCGCCGGCCCGGACCTGTGCTGCTGGTCTGCGGCGCGCTTCATGGCGACGAGATCAACGGCGTCGAGATCGTGCGCCGGCTGCTGCACTCGTCCCGCCTCGACGGGCTGAGCGGCACCCTGGTCGCGGTGCCGATCGTCAACGTGCTCGGCTTCGTCCAGCACTCGCGCTACCTGCCCGACCGGCGCGACCTCAACCGCTGCTTTCCCGGCCGTGAGGACGGCTCCCTCGGCGCCCGGGTCGCGGCGCTGTTTCGTCGCGAGGTGGTCGATCGCGCGAGCCATATCATCGATCTGCACACCGGCGCCCTGCATCGCAGCAACCTGCCCCAGGTGCGTCTGCAGCTCGGCGTCGACGACGCATCCAGACAAATGGCCGAGGCCTTCGGCGCACCGGTGATCCTCAACGCGCCACTGCGCGAGGGCAGCCTGCGCGCCTATGCCCAGGGCAAGGGCATCCCGGTGTTGACCTTCGAGGCTGGCGAAGCGCTGCGCTTCGATGAGTGGGCGATCAGCGCGGGCGTACGCGGCATACTCAGGGTCATGCGAAAGCTCAAGATGATCTCCGCGGGACGCAGCGGCCGATCGGGCGCCTGCGAAGTAGCGCTAGGGGCAAGCTGGGTGCGCGCACCGCAGGACGGCATCCTGCGGCCTCGAATCCGACTCGGCGCCCGGGTCTCGCCCGGGCAGATCCTGGGCCTGGTGGCGAGCCCGATCGGCGACGTCCAGGCGGAAGTACCTGCCCCCGGCGATGGCATCGTGATCGGGGTCAACAACCTGCCCCTGGTCAACCGCGGCGAAGCGCTGTTCAACATCGCCCGGTTCAAGGAGCTCGACGACGCCGAAAGCGCGGTGGAGGAGTATCAAGAAGCGCTGGAGCTGGGGCTGCGCTGA